The genomic region TTGTATGGCTAGCTTTTATCGTAGCTCTAAAATTTAGCCCTTGTCTTTAAAATTCTTAGCATTAATTTTAGTAGAAATTTATTTTATTTAAAAAATTTAAAGACTTGCCAACAAAGCAAGTCTTTAAACATAATCTTATAAAGCCTTTATATCTCCACCGATAACTCTTAGCCCTCTACTATCAAATATCGCCTTTACGCCAGCTACTTCTATCACGACGCTTGATCCTTCTATCGTTACTTTTGTGCTACCTACTTGATGGATTATCTTATCTTTGGCATTTACCTCATAAGTCGTCTCTATATTGCTAAATTTTGAATCAGCAATCTCAGTGTGCTGGGCAGCTGTTTTTGTTGTGAAATTTGACTTAGCATTTATATCAATGTAGCTATTTGCCTGAAGCACAATATGCTCATTACTAAATTCATTTATGCCTTTTTGTGAATTTAGCTTATAGCCACCATCTACGTTCTGCTCTTTTGTGCCTTTTACCTCTTTCATCTCATCATTATGTATGGTCGTATTAAGATTTGATTTTACTTCCACAAATTTATCATGTCCTACAAATTCATGACTATCTTGACCTACTCTTGTATTGTTATCAACAGCTATGTTTAGCGTATTTGAGACACCAACTACTGTATCTTTTGAAAGTCCAACTGTTGTTAGATACTCGCCTCCGACATTTACATTTTTAGCAAGATCTATCGTCTGGATGTGAGCTTTTTTTACTCGTTCAGTATAACTTCCATGCACTTGTGAGTTTTTGTCATTTAGTATTGTTTGAGAAAAGTCATTATTTACAAGCTCGTCATAGTCCTTTTCTGCTTTTACATAAATTTGCTCTTTATTTTTTAAATTTGATAAAGTGATCTCGTTTATACCGGTCTCATTTGCACCAATTGTTTTTGAGCTAAGAGATGTTTGGTGATAGTTACTGTCTACATTTACAAGTGGCGTATTTGAAGCATTATATAGGCTACCACTTACTACTGGGTTGTCTATGTCATTTTGTAAAAACGAGATGATAACCTCATCGCCGATCCTTGGTATGGCAAAAAATCCTGAGCTATTGCTAGCAATAGGCGTTATCACTCTTAGATAAGCACTCTTGTGATAGCTTGCGTTGATGACATCGTCTTTATCGATTATCTCTTGCGTACTAAAAGCATTTAACCTCACCTTTACCCTGCCATAGCTATCAGTATGGATCGTGTTATTTTGGCTGTTTAGTCCATCTTGACCGACTACAAGACCTAGCGTGATGTCTGGTGCTTTTGGCTTTTGTTTGTAGCTTGGGACAAATTTCACACTACTTGGAATGATGCTTATCTCATTTGTGTATGAGCTTATAAATTTTTTATCTTTAAACGGGACATTATCGCCTAAATTTAAGGTATTTTCTAAAACGCTCTCATCAATATAAGTATGCTTTAAAGCTATTATTTTAAACTCATATTCACCCTTGCTAGCGTCAATAGCTACCGAGATATTGTCATTTAAATTTAGCGCAAATACATTTGAGCTAGCGGTAAATTCTTTTAAAAGCATATCGCTTCTTAGTTTTTTAAGATATGTGCTAACTTCAAGCAAGCTAGTATCACTAAATGAATACTCGTCCAAATTTATATGCTTATCATAGATATTTACCTGCTCGTCAAATATCTTTTCATTTTTACTCTCTAACACATTTGGATAAGCTGTATTTTGAAAAGAGTGCGTAAAGCTATTTGCCTTTAGCGTCTCGCTCTTTGTTATTTTATTTATGTGTTCGGTTGCTAGATTATTATTCAAATTTATATTAAAACTTACTTTTCTAGCTTCCTTGCCGTTACTTATGTCACTTGAAGTAAAATTTTCATTTTGATTGCTATAAGCTAGTATAAATGTATCATGAAAATAAATTTTTTCATTGTCTTCATAAAAATATATACCACTATCATGACAAATCCTTGTTATGAAAGCTAGGTCACTCTCATTGTACTGGGCTATAAATTCTCTCTTGTTGTAGTTATTTTTGATATTTGAGAAGTCTAGCTCTTTGGTTAGTCTTTGTTTATTAAAAGCCAAAATATCTTTTACTACTTCTAAAATGCTCTGGTCTGTATAAATTCTGTTTGCTCTATTTATGCTTAGTCTATATAGTGGTGAAGTTAGCTTGAATTTAAAGAAGTATTTTTTATCTATATTTGTACTAGTCTCATCATCTACTCCAAGATACTCTACATCGCTTACTATTCCACTAAAGTGCATATCGTTTGAGCTACCATCTGGGACGATATTTTTATTTGTTGAAGACGGCCTTTTTATGCTTAGCTTTATACTTTTATCAAGATATTTATATATGCTTGAGTAGCTTTTATCGTTATTGTAGATGGTGTCTAAATTTTCATAAAGCGGGTTTTTCACCAAATTTATATAGGCAAAGCACTCTATGCTAAATATACTTTCTAAATTTTCATAAATATCTGCACGTGTAACGATAAATTTATCGTTTGACTCGTTTGCTATATGAAGAGTCGAGAAGGTATCGTTAGATACGCCGTAGTCCACAAAGCCATCTGTTGCTACTGAGTTGCCAGATGCTAGCATGACAGGCTTAGTCAGTGATGATGTTGGTGATGTTAAATTTTTGTCCATTTGTTGCTCTTTCAATCTTTTTTCGTTTTCTTCTTCTTGTAATCTTTTTTCAAATTCTTTAATATCAGCATCATTTAATTTAATCGTAGGCTTTGACTCTTCCAGTATGCCAAGCCTTTTTGCCTCTTTATATTTTCTGAATTTAATTTCTGTTTGATCGTCTATGCCTCTTTTTACTCCTTCTCCAGCAGCATCAAAAATTTTGCCCATTAGCGGAGATTTAGGATAAACTCTTATAAAAGCATCTACATTGTCTTTTGCATTTTGTGAGGTAGTTTTTTCTTTAAAGTCTTTTAAATCAGTATTATCATTTTTTACTTCGAGTTTCTTCTTGCTTATATTAAATAAATCCATTACCTATTCCTGCCTTCTACTAGCTCATCAAATTCTTTTTCGTCATTTACAATTTTTAAAATAGATTTTAAAACGGCATAATCTTTTGGGTCTTGCCCATGATCTAATAGTTTTTTGATCAGTTTAAATTTCTCTTCTTTAAATTCCTTATATTTTGATGTTTTTATAAATTTAAGCAATTCTTTACTGGCTCTTTTATTCTCTATTGGAACTCCATTGCTATTAAAAAAAAACGAAAAGTCAAGCCCTATTGATGTAGATAGCCAGCCATTTGGAGTAGCACCCTTGTCTAAAAGCATGTCAATAGTTCTAGTCTTGTTTGCATCGTAAGCAAATTCTAATAAATTCGATCTAGCCATTAAATTATTTAATTTTACGCTAGCATTAGCATCACAACCCAGTTTGTCTATATAATATTCTATGTATTTAGCGGTATTTTCATCAGTTATTTTTTTATCAAAAATAACCCCAAACATATCCGTGCAATTTGCTTCGTGTGAATACAAAGATGTTATGAGAAATATGATTATTGCCAATTGCTTCATTGTGCTAATTCCTTTTGAGTTCTATTCTTTAATAAATAATCTAAAACCTCTTCATCATTTACAAGCGTTAATACTTTCTGTAAAAGGATATAGCCTTTTGGATCTTGCCCATGTTCTAGGAGTTTTTTGATTAGCTTAAATTTCTCTTCTTTAAATTCTTTATATTTTTGAGTTTTTATAAATTCTAATAGCTCAGGGCTTGGTGACTGTCCTTCTAGCTTGACACCATTTTCTTCGAAAAAAAGCAAAAAGTCTAATCCTATTGAACCAGCCAACCATACATTAGGTACTGCACCTTTTTCTAAAATCTTGTCAATACTTTTAGGCTTATTTGCGCTATATGCAAATTCTAATAAACTAGCTTTCATTGTGAAATTCGGTAAATTTATACTAGCATTAGCATCGCATCCGAGATCATCTATGTAGTATTTTATATACTTAGCCGTTTCAGCGTCACTTAAATTTTTATTAAAAATGAGCCCAAACATATCCGTACAATTTGCTTCGTGTGAATATAAAGATGTTATGAGAAATATGATTATAACTAGGTATTTCATATCGCATTTCACATATCATGTTAATTTAAAAGATAAAGATAAAAAGGGCTCATCTGTGTCCTTCTAGCTAGAAGATGATTTTATTAACCCTAGGGGTAAACCCTAGGTTGGTTTTAAGCTTTTTTAGTAGCTTCTCTCCAGTCGTCGCTTCCGCTTGTGCCTGCAGCTACGTGTTCCCAAACTATCTTTCTATAGTTCATTGAAACTTTGAAAAGCTCTGTTTTATCACTGTTTAGCTTGTCTTGAGCATTTGGACTTACTAGAGTAATATCTGTTATAGTTGCATCTTCTAGTTTTGTAGTAAAGAAATGCTCTGCACCACCACTAGTTGATGTTCTATACCAATAGATCTCAACCTCTGGAAGTCTTTCACCTTGTGTTAAAGCATTGTAAAGAAGTGGAACAGCTTTATTTAGTGATGTAGTAAAACTAAATGGCTTATGAACTCTTTGACCTGATGGTTGGCCACTTTGTGGATCAGTTGGAACTGTTACTATATGAGAAACCTCTTGAGCCATGATCTCATCTTCGTGACCTGACTGATAGCGATTACCTATACTAGCTTCTGTTGAAGCACCGCTTGAAATAAGTCCTTGTGTAGAACCTTTCACTTTAATATACACTGGTTGTGACATATTTACTCCTATTAAAAAGTTTGGATTATTCTATCTTTTATTTACTTTCTGTTTTATTAAAAACATTACTTTTTTAACATATAGCTTTGAAGAGCTTTATGCAATAGATAATTAAACGCTTCCTTATCTTCCTTGGTACTTTTTAGCACAGCTCCTGAAAGATATTTAAAAAATGAGTTATTCTCGACTATATCATACATTTGGCTATATAGCTCTTTGCATATAAGTTTAACCAAAACAGTATTTATTAGTTCTGTCGAGTCACTAAGAGGAAGAGTTTTCATGATTGTTTCCATATCTTTTGTATTTAAAGTCCTAGTCTGCTCACTTATAGGGCTCATATTTGGTTGCAATTTTATACTCTCAACTATCTTTGTCAAAAGCTCATCCATGCTTTTTGCAGTAAGCATATTTTGATTATTTACATTTTCTTCTTCATCAAAATTTTGAGCTATCTCATTTAAATTTAAAACTGCATCGTGTGCATTTTCATTTAAAGTGATATCTTTTTTATCATTTATTAATGAGTTTATCTTTGGTTCTTCTTTAAAATCAACATTTGAAATTTTACCAACTGGCTCAAAACGTTTATCATCAAGTTTGTCAAAATTTTTCGTATTTTCTATTATCTTATGGGCTTTTCCTATATATTCATCAATCCTAGAAGGGTCTATAAATATAAATTTTAACTCCCCTATCCTAAAGACATCGCCAAAATTTATAACACTCTCATAGTCATCTGGAAGCTTTGAATATGAATCACTATAAAAAATTTCACAATCTTTATAGCCACAAATTGTGAAAACCCCCTCTTCAAATCCAACATGAGCGTGTTTTGGTGCGATTGAATCGCTCATATCATTACAAGAAAATTTTGTAATGTCTAGTGAGCCTATATCACCACCATTTTCATCAAAAATGATAAATTGAGCTGAAAAGCTTGACGCTTTATCGTAATTTTGTATAACTGCTGCTATTTGTTGCATATTTCTTCCTTAATAAAGCATCTTCTTTGGTAAATTTATCGTTGGTATGATATCCATAAGCTCTAAAAGCTCTCCTCCATTTGGTGTTACTTCAAAGCCAAAATACGAATCTCTTCTACCATCAAAATTAAGCGTACTAACGCCAACACTACTAAAATTTGAAGCTTTTAATATCTTATACCAGCCCCATTCTCCATCAAAGCTTAGCTCTTTTCTCTCGCTTCCAGTACTTGAAACTGCATTGAATTTAAACTGCGTTGATATATCAAAATTTTTGCTTGAAACTATCAAATTTGAGGCAATTGTATGATCATAAGTCAAAGAGTTATTAGAATAACTAATATTTATATGGCTAAAATTTGCCGATAAGTCAACAGCTTTTAAATTATAATTTAATTTTAGCTCATCATTTGAATCAAGCATTAAATTTGAAATTCTGTCTATATAGGCAATATTTTTAAGAAAATCCCTACTAAATCTTAGCTCTTTTGCGTATTTTGGTCTTATTTTATAACCATCAGCTGTTTTACTTAAGATTTGTTTTAGATATCTATCATAAAAGCTATTCCAAGTTCCGTTTTTGCCAAAAAATCTTTTAAATTCTTCTATGCTAACAGCCTTTGGAGATTGTTCATTAAATGGATAAAATGGCTTGATAAGACTTTCAAAATCATCAAAAACATCATCTCTATATGCTGTTGATAAAAGCGCTGAAGCGCCATTTTCTACTTGTTTCCACGCAAGTGTCGATAACTTTTGATAATATTCATTTAACTCATCTGGAAGCTTCTTAGCATCATTATTCAAGACAACAAATGGGTCGTTTTCGTTTTTTATGCCATTTATTGCATAAACTATTTTATCATCGTTACTTTGAAGCATTTCGAAGTTATAGTCACTAACTTTTTTATAAACGCTTGTTACGTCATTACTTATAATATCTAGCAAGTCATTAGAATTTAACGCATGATAGTTAGTAAATTTAGCACTAAAATCACTGAAAACACGCTTTATCTCACTTGAAGCAAATCCTAGAGAATAGATATATTTTAGTAAATTCTCATCATTTAAATTTGTATTTTGATTAGTTAATTTTATTAAAGAATTTAAAGGATTTTCTCTCTTTGACAAGATGTCGAGCTCTTCTATGACCTCTTTTTTTGTGCTAAATTCATTTGGCTCTATTTCTCTTAAAATTTGACTCCATTTATCAGCATAATTTTGTAAATAAAGCTCTATTACAGCAATGCTTAGCTCCTTCTTATCACTTGAACTAATATCTTTTAAAGAAGAATTTGTCTCCATTAACCAAGATTCTATTCCAGCTGTTTGATCTATGTTTGAGCTAAGCTTTGACAAGAAATCTCTTAAATTTTCTTTTGTATAAATTTTATTAAATGGCTTAAATGCTTCTTTTTCTTGGACTACTGTGTATAAATTTTCAACATCTTTTTTAATATCGTAAAAAGATTTATCGTCCTTGAATGATATGAACTCAAGTATATAGTAGAGCCTTTGTGCTCTTTGGACAGGTGATAGCCTCGTATTTGCTATACTTTGAGCAACTGTATCTGCGGTTATATTTAAATTTTCTGCCTTTAAGATAGCCTCAATATGAGATAAAAATTCATCTTTTGCAACGCCATATTTTTCAAATTTATCCCAGTTTGTGCTAATCCAAATTTTAAATAAATCCACATTTGTATAGTCTTTGTCAAAGAGCGAATCATACATATAAAATGCTTTTATTAGCTTATCTGGATCAATTTCATTTTTTAGTATATTTTCCATTTCAGTTAAAACTGTATTTTTAAAAAAATCAGCATTTAAATCATAGTAAAGTGCTTTAACTGGAGTGAAGCCTTTATACGAAGTATCTAGTGTTATATACTCAAATTTAGTATCGCCGCTAAATATTCTTGGATAGTCATTTAGACTTTGTTTTAGTAAATTTAGAAGCTCAATCTTTTGTGTTGGAGAGAGATCCTTGTATTTTTTACCATCAAGGTATGAAGAAATTTTATTTGCATTATTTATAGCATTTTGCTCTTTTATGTTTTTGGTGTCTAGAATAAAACTAGAACCCAAATATACTCCGGCACAAAGTATGGCTACTAAAACAAAATTTGCAAATTTTGTAAATCTATTTTGAGCACCAAATTTATTTAAGTTGGCTTTAAAAGCTATCTCTTTTAAAAATGATTTTACAAAATAGCTTTGTTTACTATAGTTATTTACTGCTCTTAAAAGTGGTTTTTTGATGTTATATCTATCGCAAATAGTGTTTGTAAGGTAGTTTATAGGTATATTTTCTTGATAAGCACTGACGAAATAAATTCCATTTATGGTTGAGCTATTTTTAAGTGCATTTTGAGAGCTTAGTTTTGTTACAAAATCTTTCACTAAAGCAAAAAAATTATCAAGTTGTTTTAAAAAGAGATATGAACGTTTTTTATCTTCCAATAAATGCGAAATCGAGTTCTTACTCATGAGATGTTTAAATAGTGACTCGCTTAGTCTTTTTAGCTCAGTTTCTAGTGATTGTTTTGAGAAATTTGGATCTAAGTTTATTCCTAAAGCTTTATTTGCCACATCTTCATTGAAAAGCCTGAAATAATCTCCCATACCATCTATTAAGTCAAGTTTGCTAAAAACAATATAAATAGGGAATTTAATGTTTAGATGTTTCTCACAGTCATTAACCCTTTTTATCATATATCTAATTAATTCATCAAAATATTCTTGAGTGCCTTCGAGGAATTTTTTAGTGTCTATGATTAAAACCGCGCCACTTAATCTAGCGTTAAAATCATTTCGTTTTAAAAAGTGCAAAAATTCACTCCAGATACTTTTTTTAAGCAAGTAATCCCTATTTTTATCCACATCATCCTCAGGAAGCTCTTCAGTAGCTGTTGGCTGATACAAGCTCTCTTGTGCAAAATGTATACCCTCAGTATCTAAAAGCGCACCAAATTTTGAAATGTAAAGATTAAAGTTTGTTGTACTTTTGTGTATTTTTTTATAAGTATCTAAACTATCAGATAATGGAAATTCGATATTTGAGTAGTTTATAAATGCGCTCTTTCCAGCACCTTCATTACCCATTATCATTATTAAAGGTAATTTTTTAAAATTTATATCTTTTTTCCATGTTGTTTTGGCATCTTTCAAAGAAAGCATAAAATTTCTTTTTGCCTTACCAAAGCTATCCATAGACTCTTTTTTTATCTCTTTTAACTTATTATTTTTTTCATCTTTTTGAGATGCTAAATAGTGCATTAATGGTTTGATTAAAACAAAAAACAAAATAACTGCCCAAAATGCAATTAATATAGTGACTCTTGAACTTATACTAGCAAAGCTATATACATCGTTAAAAGCTATAAGTGGAGCGTAAAGCCAAAATAAGATGCTTAATGCAATAGAAGCTACCAAAATTGTACTGTGTTTAAATCTAAAAAAGACAAAAAATCTTCTTAGGTAATCGATAAATGCCATTGATGCACATCCTTTTACAAATAAATATATTTCTTTAATGTAATAATAACAAATATTTTAGATTTTATATCTAAAAATTTAAGAGCAAAGCCTAAATTTTATAAAATTTGACATATTTTTATTACTTTTAAGCCTTGCACCAAGGCCTATTTTACTATAACTTTCATCTATCCCAAGCTTTAATTGCATCTTTTGAGAATAGTTTATTTTTATGTATAAATCGGCAACAAATTCATTGTTTGTAAAAAAGATAAGAGTATCTTGAAGCTCTTTAAATTTTCTTCTTTTTGGAAAAAAATCAATAGCTTCTTCATAATCTATGCCATTTATATAAACTGCTATCTTAGTTTGTTTCTCAAAAAGCTTTTTACCAAGTATAAAATTTCTACCCAAAGTCCTATTTTTGATACCAAGCAAATTTAAATTTGAAGGCGCTATAAAAATTTGATTTGGTAAATTTTCCAGCAAAAATAGTTTATTTTTTAAATTAAAATGATGCTGCAAGGTAAACTCGATCTCTCTTTTAGGCCTTCTTTGGCTAATGATAAGCGGAGAAAATGGTAAGAATTTTTTTGCTAATTTTTTATCGTTTATGTTTAATATATCCAATAAAATCTTTGAAATTTTATCATCAAGCTCTTTTTCAAAGGATCTTGCATAATTTTTTAAACTAATGCTATCAAAGAAAAGCCAAAGCAAGTAATTGTCAAAAAAGTCAAAAAATTTCTCAAAATTATTATCGCTACTCTTTGAGATCTTTTCTAAAATATAGCTTGTAAGATGCGAGGCACTTCCCAAAAGACCCATAAAATTTACGACAATTTTTACTGCATCCTCTTTATTTAAGCTTTCAAGCTCATTAATCGGATAAGCAAAACTTGGGCTATTTTTTAAAAAAATATCTCTTCTATCGTGGTACTTTAGGCAGTTCTTTACTAACTTAAAAAAAGAAGCTTGATTTAGTTCTTTGTTCATATTAATTTTTTTGTACCACCTAAAAAGTCATAATTAAGCAAAATTTTACTCTTTATACACTTTATTTTAAGTTCACAAAATGAATTAATTGATGCAAATTTTGATAAAAATTTAGCCAAATTTATACCTAAAGCATAGACATTTCCAATACTCTCAAATTCACTTTCATCTATATAGAATATGCAGAGCAACCCTCTTTTCGCAAAGCCTTGATCAACTCTATAAATTTGCTTCGTTTTTATATCATAAAGCGATTTTGCAAATTTTTTAAAAAACTCATCATCTGGCACGCTAAAGGTATTAAGAAGTGCTAAAAAAGAATCCTTCTCTAGTATACTTTGATAGCTAAAAGATAATATGCTAACTAGTTTCCAAAGAAGATTTCCATCTATTTTTACTCGCTTTACGCTAGTTGGAATAGTTAAATTTTTAGTTGTTACACCTTGATGGGATAACACTCTATCTATCTCACCAAGCTTTAGATTGCAAGGCAAATCACCATTGCAACAAAGTGCATCTATGCTAATGGTTTGATCTTTAGAGTCACTTTTAAAAAAAGAAATTTCTTTATAAGAGTTTAGTTTTATATCTGTTTTATTGCTGACAAAATAATAATCTTTTGCTCGCTCATCATTTAAAAATTCGAATCTCTCAAAACTTTTATAGTTTTTTAATATCCTTTTTTCATTATTACTGCTATGGGCGACCACTTTATTGATTGAAACGATTTCATAAGCATCGATATTTGAGCGATCTAGAAAAATTCTATATTCGCTTCGCCTATTGTTATTCAAAATAGGCTCGGCGCTCATTGCAAATAAATTTATTGCAGGCGTAACAAAAAGAGAAAAATATTCTAGCCTTGGTACATATCCACTTGGCATATCTTTTGAAAATATGAATTTAATATTAAAGCTTTTTGC from Campylobacter concisus harbors:
- a CDS encoding Hcp family type VI secretion system effector yields the protein MSQPVYIKVKGSTQGLISSGASTEASIGNRYQSGHEDEIMAQEVSHIVTVPTDPQSGQPSGQRVHKPFSFTTSLNKAVPLLYNALTQGERLPEVEIYWYRTSTSGGAEHFFTTKLEDATITDITLVSPNAQDKLNSDKTELFKVSMNYRKIVWEHVAAGTSGSDDWREATKKA
- the tssF gene encoding type VI secretion system baseplate subunit TssF, which codes for MDYNENNLAYFQKEMAYLDETRALFIKNFPKVAPFLDTKSKDPDVESIIENMAILTSRIRQELDENIPLIAESLVNILMPSYTNPFPSVCMQEFTLRDDFSGTKEFIPKGSIVESKQINGITCKFQTIFDINLLPLKITKAFMSNNKSDYLLNLNISVTKDELSTKELDIDFLNLYLGDNVYFSSTLLMWLKNYLKFITISFEDSDQEIKLSPDKLSLDEFDERLIKSDEFGFEAFELLKELSFFPSKLNFMRLNGLSFLKNFSAKSFNIKFIFSKDMPSGYVPRLEYFSLFVTPAINLFAMSAEPILNNNRRSEYRIFLDRSNIDAYEIVSINKVVAHSSNNEKRILKNYKSFERFEFLNDERAKDYYFVSNKTDIKLNSYKEISFFKSDSKDQTISIDALCCNGDLPCNLKLGEIDRVLSHQGVTTKNLTIPTSVKRVKIDGNLLWKLVSILSFSYQSILEKDSFLALLNTFSVPDDEFFKKFAKSLYDIKTKQIYRVDQGFAKRGLLCIFYIDESEFESIGNVYALGINLAKFLSKFASINSFCELKIKCIKSKILLNYDFLGGTKKLI
- the tssM gene encoding type VI secretion system membrane subunit TssM; translated protein: MAFIDYLRRFFVFFRFKHSTILVASIALSILFWLYAPLIAFNDVYSFASISSRVTILIAFWAVILFFVLIKPLMHYLASQKDEKNNKLKEIKKESMDSFGKAKRNFMLSLKDAKTTWKKDINFKKLPLIMIMGNEGAGKSAFINYSNIEFPLSDSLDTYKKIHKSTTNFNLYISKFGALLDTEGIHFAQESLYQPTATEELPEDDVDKNRDYLLKKSIWSEFLHFLKRNDFNARLSGAVLIIDTKKFLEGTQEYFDELIRYMIKRVNDCEKHLNIKFPIYIVFSKLDLIDGMGDYFRLFNEDVANKALGINLDPNFSKQSLETELKRLSESLFKHLMSKNSISHLLEDKKRSYLFLKQLDNFFALVKDFVTKLSSQNALKNSSTINGIYFVSAYQENIPINYLTNTICDRYNIKKPLLRAVNNYSKQSYFVKSFLKEIAFKANLNKFGAQNRFTKFANFVLVAILCAGVYLGSSFILDTKNIKEQNAINNANKISSYLDGKKYKDLSPTQKIELLNLLKQSLNDYPRIFSGDTKFEYITLDTSYKGFTPVKALYYDLNADFFKNTVLTEMENILKNEIDPDKLIKAFYMYDSLFDKDYTNVDLFKIWISTNWDKFEKYGVAKDEFLSHIEAILKAENLNITADTVAQSIANTRLSPVQRAQRLYYILEFISFKDDKSFYDIKKDVENLYTVVQEKEAFKPFNKIYTKENLRDFLSKLSSNIDQTAGIESWLMETNSSLKDISSSDKKELSIAVIELYLQNYADKWSQILREIEPNEFSTKKEVIEELDILSKRENPLNSLIKLTNQNTNLNDENLLKYIYSLGFASSEIKRVFSDFSAKFTNYHALNSNDLLDIISNDVTSVYKKVSDYNFEMLQSNDDKIVYAINGIKNENDPFVVLNNDAKKLPDELNEYYQKLSTLAWKQVENGASALLSTAYRDDVFDDFESLIKPFYPFNEQSPKAVSIEEFKRFFGKNGTWNSFYDRYLKQILSKTADGYKIRPKYAKELRFSRDFLKNIAYIDRISNLMLDSNDELKLNYNLKAVDLSANFSHINISYSNNSLTYDHTIASNLIVSSKNFDISTQFKFNAVSSTGSERKELSFDGEWGWYKILKASNFSSVGVSTLNFDGRRDSYFGFEVTPNGGELLELMDIIPTINLPKKMLY
- a CDS encoding type VI secretion system baseplate subunit TssG, producing MNKELNQASFFKLVKNCLKYHDRRDIFLKNSPSFAYPINELESLNKEDAVKIVVNFMGLLGSASHLTSYILEKISKSSDNNFEKFFDFFDNYLLWLFFDSISLKNYARSFEKELDDKISKILLDILNINDKKLAKKFLPFSPLIISQRRPKREIEFTLQHHFNLKNKLFLLENLPNQIFIAPSNLNLLGIKNRTLGRNFILGKKLFEKQTKIAVYINGIDYEEAIDFFPKRRKFKELQDTLIFFTNNEFVADLYIKINYSQKMQLKLGIDESYSKIGLGARLKSNKNMSNFIKFRLCS
- a CDS encoding type VI secretion system Vgr family protein, which codes for MDLFNISKKKLEVKNDNTDLKDFKEKTTSQNAKDNVDAFIRVYPKSPLMGKIFDAAGEGVKRGIDDQTEIKFRKYKEAKRLGILEESKPTIKLNDADIKEFEKRLQEEENEKRLKEQQMDKNLTSPTSSLTKPVMLASGNSVATDGFVDYGVSNDTFSTLHIANESNDKFIVTRADIYENLESIFSIECFAYINLVKNPLYENLDTIYNNDKSYSSIYKYLDKSIKLSIKRPSSTNKNIVPDGSSNDMHFSGIVSDVEYLGVDDETSTNIDKKYFFKFKLTSPLYRLSINRANRIYTDQSILEVVKDILAFNKQRLTKELDFSNIKNNYNKREFIAQYNESDLAFITRICHDSGIYFYEDNEKIYFHDTFILAYSNQNENFTSSDISNGKEARKVSFNINLNNNLATEHINKITKSETLKANSFTHSFQNTAYPNVLESKNEKIFDEQVNIYDKHINLDEYSFSDTSLLEVSTYLKKLRSDMLLKEFTASSNVFALNLNDNISVAIDASKGEYEFKIIALKHTYIDESVLENTLNLGDNVPFKDKKFISSYTNEISIIPSSVKFVPSYKQKPKAPDITLGLVVGQDGLNSQNNTIHTDSYGRVKVRLNAFSTQEIIDKDDVINASYHKSAYLRVITPIASNSSGFFAIPRIGDEVIISFLQNDIDNPVVSGSLYNASNTPLVNVDSNYHQTSLSSKTIGANETGINEITLSNLKNKEQIYVKAEKDYDELVNNDFSQTILNDKNSQVHGSYTERVKKAHIQTIDLAKNVNVGGEYLTTVGLSKDTVVGVSNTLNIAVDNNTRVGQDSHEFVGHDKFVEVKSNLNTTIHNDEMKEVKGTKEQNVDGGYKLNSQKGINEFSNEHIVLQANSYIDINAKSNFTTKTAAQHTEIADSKFSNIETTYEVNAKDKIIHQVGSTKVTIEGSSVVIEVAGVKAIFDSRGLRVIGGDIKAL